A genomic segment from Daphnia pulex isolate KAP4 chromosome 5, ASM2113471v1 encodes:
- the LOC124194867 gene encoding histone-lysine N-methyltransferase SETDB1-like, with the protein MNTESEKEIRCKTESVLKVCTVCKIKGDKLQVAPYFVCAFFSLETDRVSRVCSKCYGEAENHQSVLVNMLADHKSVFTGPKKPKNQVEIVDLDDDDDVEFLEEHEKSQEEIVEIEEDVDDVVKYVMDKYCFGEQLNAASLHLHEKCKSVEEELTKLDVSHTEITKHLSALKKELFDPYEPILCHVDSVDIDEEGKVSNHSTTLISSSQPVYSCVNKINELPPVGEFIRKPLQLNQPVYAMKDSLLKPWVKGFVLKIKDNSEMPFEVCFENTADKQPRKFPLKYLAYAEPSPVQFVVGARVIAQYVGDDNELLDPLSYYAGIVAEEAKFLNQERYLVFFDQGYVQYCKHEQIMMVCRTSKDVWHDVYSKSRYFVSSYLNSYPERAMVKLQRGQSIKTELNGFWFNGRVDAVDASMARICFASEKRFEWIYRGSTRFRHLYDLLANAEARKKQGNRRPTRPIHNMSLVHKKKNAPYVEYTGGNVDVSPPAPPSPSLLTSQSSQNGIRAVAKKSTSKVFKSPAALPTSRRKADSSEIDDLNDQVKRQLNVSFQQVYFEPHQCGSECLKEFPYTEGDFKNVNPLSIPLRCGWSREFAAQRKTARTVIVIYRAPCGRRMRNMDELHRYLRITKSELGVDLFCFDSRVNCFREFEPEIVYSRIEDISYGKENVRVSCVNSIDRRYPEHVHYCTERLPREGVNINLDSNFLVCCDCTDDCQDKEKCRCWQLTITSTARGPGGKIIQNAGYEHRRLPSNLTTGIYECNSRCACRKTCVNRVAQRPLQLRLQLFRTEKCGWGIRCLDDIPKGQFISVYVGELLTDHDANKFGKEFGDEYLADLNFIELTEGLKEGYESESYQSDVSSLESQSSSDDDWGEPSDSSGSKISRSRKEAKKTRTEKTTNKSRSRKAVKPIDMDDGQMNGTRDLYGPNENSFVIDARNIGNIGRYFNHSCEPNIFGLNIFIDTHDLRFPWMALFTNQFVRAGTELTWDYGYEVNSVPGRRLDCFCGSKKCRLRLL; encoded by the exons aaaaccaaagaatCAAGTTGAGATAGTTGatcttgatgatgatgatgatgttgaatTCCTTGAAGAACACGAGAAGTCCCAAGAAGAAATTGTGGAAATTGAGGAAGATGTTGATGATGTTGTAAAATATGTAATGGACAAATATTGCTTCGGGGAACAACTTAATGCAGCATCATTGCATCTac atgaaaaatgtaaatcagttgaagaagaattgaCAAAACTTGATGTATCCCATACTGAAATCACAAAACATCTCagtgctttaaaaaaagagttatttGATCCATATGAGCCCATACTCTGCCACGTGGACTCTGTTGATATTGATGAAGAAGGCAAAGTGTCAAATCACAGTACAACTTTGATCTCGTCATCTCAACCTGTTTATAGCTGTGTcaacaaaattaatgaattgcCACCAGTTGGAGAGTTTATTCGCAAGCCTCTTCAGCTCAATCAACCTGTATATGCAATGAAAGATTCTCTTTTAAAACCTTGGGTCAAGGGATTTGTTTTAAAG aTCAAAGATAACTCAGAAATGCCTTTCGAAGTCTGTTTTGAAAATACTGCTGATAAACAACCACGTAAATTCCCTTTAAAATACTTGGCGTATGCTGAGCCAAGTCCTGTGCAGTTCGTTGTGGGAGCTCGTGTGATCGCCCAGTATGTCGGAGACGATAATGAATTGCTGGATCCTTTATCGTATTACGCTGGAATAGTCGCTGAAGAAGCCAAGTTTTTAAATCAGGAAAGATACCTTGTGTTTTTCGACCAAGGCTACGTCCAGTACTGCAAGCATGAGcag ATCATGATGGTGTGTCGTACCTCAAAAGATGTTTGGCACGACGTCTATTCGAAATCTCGCTATTTCGTGTCCAGTTATTTGAACTCATACCCAGAACGTGCTATGGTCAAATTACAACGGGGGCAGAGTATTAAAACCGAATTGAATGGGTTTTGGTTCAATGGGCGAGTAGATGCAGTTGATGCCTCCATGGCCAGGATCTGTTTTGCATCTGAAAAGCGTTTTGAGTGGATATATCGTGGTTCAACTCGCTTTCGTCACCTCTATGATTTATTGGCAAATGCAGAGGCcagaaagaaacaaggaaaCAGAAGACCCACTAGACCAATTCATAACATGTCCCTCGTtcataagaagaaaaacgccCCTTACGTTGAGTATACCGGTGGAAATGTCGATGTCTCTCCTCCCGCTCCACCTAGTCCTTCTTTATTAACATCTCAATCTAGTCAG AATGGAATCCGAGCTGTCGCAAAAAAGAGCACTTCCAAAGTTTTCAAATCACCCGCCGCACTCCCAACGTCGCGACGTAAGGCAGATTCCAGTGAAATAGACGACTTGAATGATCAAGTTAAACGGCAATTGAATGTGTCGTTTCAACAAGTCTATTTCGAGCCTCATCAATGTGGAAGTGAATGtttgaaagaatttccttACACGGAAGGAGACTTCAAAA atGTCAATCCTCTCTCAATTCCATTACGATGTGGCTGGTCTAGGGAATTCGCAGCGCAACGGAAGACTGCGCGCACTGTGATTGTCATTTACCGCGCGCCCTGTGGACGCCGAATGCGTAATATGGATGAATTGCATCGCTACCTGCGCATAACGAAATCCGAACTTGGTGTAGACCTCTTTTGCTTCGACAGTCGCGTCAATTGTTTCCGAGAGTTTGAACCGGAAATTGTCTACAGCCGAATTGAAG ATATTAGCTATGGGAAGGAAAACGTCCGCGTTTCGTGTGTCAATTCAATTGATCGAAGATATCCTGAGCATGTTCATTATTGCACAGAGCGTCTTCCTCGTGAAGGAGTAAATATCAATTTGGATTCGAACTTCCTTGTGTGTTGCGATTGTACAGATGATTGCCAAGATAAGGAAAAATGCCGGTGTTGGCAACTAACCATCACA TCAACAGCAAGAGGTCCTGGTGggaaaatcattcaaaatgcTGGGTACGAACACCGTCGTTTGCCATCTAATTTAACGACAGGAATCTATGAATGTAACTCACGTTGCGCATGTCGTAAAACGTGCGTCAACAGAGTGGCGCAACGACCCTTACAATTGCGTTTGCAG tTGTTCCGTACTGAGAAGTGTGGATGGGGTATCCGCTGCTTGGATGATATTCCAAAGGGCCAATTTATCTCCGTCTATGTGGGAGAACTTCTAACTGATCATGATGCCAACAAGTTCGGAAAGGAGTTTGGTGACGAGTATTTGGCCGACTTAAACTTTATTGAACTAACAGAAGGTTTAAAAGAAGGATACGAAAGTGAAAGCTACCAAAGTGATGTGTCTAGTCTTGAATCTCAATCTAGTAGCG ATGATGACTGGGGTGAACCTTCCGATTCTTCTGGATCGAAAATTTCGCGTTCaagaaaagaagcaaaaaaaacgCGGACTGAGAAAACTACAAACAAATCACGGTCTCGTAAAGCAGTCAAACCGATCGACATGGATGATGGCCAAATGAATGGAACACGAGATTTATACGGCCCCAATGAAAACAGTTTTGTTATTGATGCAAGGAACATTGGTAACATAGGAAGATATTTCAAT CACTCCTGTGAACCGAACATTTTTggactaaatattttcattgataCTCATGATTTGCGTTTTCCATGG atgGCATTATTCACCAATCAATTTGTTCGTGCTGGAACTGAGTTGACGTGGGATTACGGTTACGAAGTTAACAGCGTACCCGGCAGAAGGCTAGACTGCTTTTGCGGGTCGAAAAAATGCAGGCTCAGACTGCTTTGA
- the LOC124194878 gene encoding uncharacterized protein LOC124194878 — protein sequence MWKRTRTYLQLQFTLLCWLAAIAEGKFDSSAITRESPKLQLLPRPLLDESKVYHSNRWRFHVRPKSLKLFLPPNGNLITKRSRSLREAEDISSPIRESMTSEDANTFVKNNDEFHLTSEMVGGGGLQLFGVTNSFVNPGALLSSTIENGLKQLSEAANSLSNKTSVVVQPSPATTNGSLAQFFGIASGNLEEQRNIITNPIKKEYPSITNGTLAQFFGIANIYVGEPKKSTISQPQPSDCSECPFINYIGCLAPPEEQQHAILTVTVTACETLSSLGACSAASAAPSGTLFVSYPFGSSSSRRSFIQYLQRKKKKKKPSSLATTGSAVVGIVATPPNTKISVTCPNIPSGITVTTQNGPVLPYRPREETGFIQLLVSGTASPANVAVACVWTSSP from the exons ATGTGGAAAAGAACTAGAACTTATTTGCAG CTACAGTTTACCTTGCTGTGTTGGTTAGCCGCGATTGCCGAAGGAAAGTTTGATAGCTCAGCAATAACCAGAGAATCGCCAAAATTGCAACTGCTTCCCCGTCCTTTGTTAGATGAATCGAAAGTCTATCACAGCAACAGATGGAGATTTCATGTGCGTCCAAAATCACTCAAATTGTTTCTTCCTCCGAATGGCAATCTGATCACCAAGCGCTCGAGAAGTCTAAGAGAAGCCGAGGATATCTCATCACCTATAC GAGAATCAATGACTTCGGAGGATGCCAACACATTTGTGAAGAATAATGACGAATTTCACTTAACTTCAGAAAtggtaggaggaggaggactgcAATTATTTGGTGTTACAAATTCGTTCGTGAATCCTGGAGCCCTGCTATCTTCAACCATCGAAAATGGATTAAAACAACTGTCAGAAGCTGCAAATTCTCTTAGTAATAAAACTTCGGTCGTTGTTCAGCCATCTCCTGCCACAACAAACGGATCACTTGCCCAGTTTTTTGGGATTGCTAGTGGAAACTTAGAAGAACAACGTAATATTATAACCAACcctattaaaaaagaatatccaTCCATCACAAATGGCACGCTCGCACAGTTTTTTGGAATTGCGAACATATATGTTGGTGAACCCAAAAAATCAACCATCAGTCAACCTCAACCATCAGATTGCTCCGAATGTCCATTTATCAATTATATCGGATGCCTGGCACCACCAGAAGAGCAACAGCACGCAATTTTGACTGTTACAGTAACAG CATGCGAGACTCTTTCTTCCCTCGGTGCATGTTCAGCGGCTTCTGCAGCACCGAGTGGCACCCTTTTCGTCTCGTACCCGTTtggcagcagtagcagtagaAGGAGTTTCATACAATATctgcaaagaaagaagaaaaagaagaaaccatcGTCATTGGCTACGACTGGATCTGCAGTTGTCGGAATTGTGGCTACACCTCCGAACACAAAAATCAGTGTGACTTGTCCCAATATTCCTTCCGGCATTACTGTTACAACG CAAAATGGCCCGGTGTTACCATATAGACCTAGAGAGGAAACAGGATTCATTCAGCTTCTAGTTTCCGGAACAGCATCGCCGGCTAACGTTGCAGTTGCTTGTGTGTGGACGTCAAGTCCATAA